One Mycolicibacterium parafortuitum DNA segment encodes these proteins:
- a CDS encoding PDGLE domain-containing protein, with the protein MTRRWWFWAAFAAATLLIAGVVSSFASSSPDGLDSATLRGCEVVETSDGELLEGDCIAQHAQEHPLAGSPLADYAVDGRDGTGGWAGIVGVLVTVAVAGGAFWLIARAKPKAAKPKSAVGD; encoded by the coding sequence ATGACGCGGCGCTGGTGGTTCTGGGCCGCGTTCGCCGCGGCCACCCTGCTGATCGCGGGTGTGGTGTCCTCGTTCGCGAGCTCGAGCCCCGACGGGCTGGATTCGGCGACGCTGCGCGGGTGCGAGGTCGTCGAAACCTCCGACGGTGAACTGCTCGAGGGTGACTGCATCGCCCAGCACGCCCAGGAGCATCCGCTGGCCGGATCGCCGCTCGCCGACTACGCGGTGGACGGCCGCGACGGCACCGGAGGATGGGCGGGCATCGTCGGTGTGCTCGTCACCGTGGCCGTCGCGGGCGGCGCGTTCTGGCTCATCGCCCGCGCGAAACCGAAGGCTGCGAAACCGAAGTCCGCAGTGGGGGATTGA